In one Amaranthus tricolor cultivar Red isolate AtriRed21 chromosome 8, ASM2621246v1, whole genome shotgun sequence genomic region, the following are encoded:
- the LOC130820703 gene encoding very-long-chain 3-oxoacyl-CoA reductase 1-like translates to MGFSLLNHLKIQPTWVILLFTIGSFTILKTLLGILKWVYVSFLRPPKNLKKYGSWAVITGPTDGIGKGFAFQLAKKGLNLILVGRNPDKLKDVSDSIKSKNGNIQIKNVVVDFSGDLDEGVKRIQETIEGLDIGILINNVGVSYPYARFFHEVDEQLLKNLIKVNVEGTTKVTHAVLPAMIKKKKGAIVNIGSGAAIVIPSDPLYSVYAATKAYIDQFSRCLYVEYKNMGIDVQCQVPLYVATKMASIKRSSFFVPSTDGYAKAGIRHVGYEPRCTPYWPHSLIWGILSCVPESFVDYWRLGFCLKIRKKGQLKDSRKRE, encoded by the exons ATGGGGTTTTCTTTATTAAACCATCTTAAAATCCAACCCACATGGGTCATCCTTCTTTTTACCATTGGTTCTTTCACTATTCTAAAAACCCTTTTGGGAATCCTGAAATGGGTTTACGTCAGTTTTCTTAGACCCCCAAAAAATTTGAAGAAATATGGTTCTTGGGCTGTTATTACTGGTCCCACAGATGGTATTGGTAAAGGCTTTGCTTTTCAATTAGCTAAAAAAGGGCTTAATCTAATCTTAGTGGGTAGAAATCCTGATAAACTTAAAGATGTTTCCGATTCAATCAAGAGTAAAAATGGGAATATTCAGATTAAAAATGTTGTGGTTGATTTTTCTGGGGATTTAGATGAAGGTGTTAAGAGGATTCAAGAAACAATTGAGGGTTTAGATATTGGAATTTTGATCAATAATGTTGGTGTTTCATACCCTTATGCTAGATTTTTCCATGAAGTTGATGAACAATTATTGAAGAATTTGATTAAGGTTAATGTTGAAGGGACTACTAAAGTTACTCATGCTGTTTTACCTGCCatgattaagaaaaagaaaggTGCTATTGTTAATATTGGTTCTGGTGCTGCCATTGTCATTCCTTCTGATCCTCTTTATTCTGTTTATGCTGCCACTAAAGC ATATATTGATCAGTTCTCAAGGTGCCTATATGTGGAATACAAGAACATGGGAATTGATGTTCAGTGCCAG GTTCCACTCTATGTAGCAACCAAGATGGCCTCAATCAAGAGATCTTCCTTCTTTGTCCCATCGACCGACGGCTATGCTAAGGCCGGTATTCGCCACGTAGGCTACGAGCCTCGTTGCACTCCTTACTGGCCGCACTCCTTAATCTGGGGCATTTTGTCGTGTGTGCCCGAGAGCTTTGTTGATTACTGGCGTCTAGGTTTCTGTCTAAAAATCCGAAAGAAAGGCCAACTCAAGGACTCCAGAAAGAGGGAGTAA
- the LOC130820704 gene encoding very-long-chain 3-oxoacyl-CoA reductase 1-like, with amino-acid sequence MASSTTIDLKKTLIIPICTIGFLTFFTQIFKFLKWVYSMFLRPPKKLNKYGSWALVTGSTDGIGKCLSFELASKGLNLILIGRNPQKLQTTSNEIRAKFGKEKTKIKIIVIDFEKISGEEIEFKICKEIEGLDVGVLINNVGLSSERSRFFHEIGLKGMIDLVSVNVGSVNWVTKAVLPGMLKRKKGAIVNIGSGSSVIPSYPLFSVYAASKAYVAMFSRSLSIEYKQFGIDIQCQVPMLVATKMASIKKASFFIPSPEQFSKASIKWIVYDTICVPYWTHALEWCIMNMIPDSLVNRMLLRYFISVRKKVLRKENNLA; translated from the exons ATGGCTTCATCAACAACCATAGATTTAAAGAAAACCCTAATTATACCAATTTGCACAATTGGGTTCCTCACATTCTTCACccaaatcttcaaatttctcaaatggGTTTACTCAATGTTCTTAAGACcaccaaaaaaattaaacaaatatggTTCATGGGCATTAGTAACTGGTTCGACTGATGGAATTGGTAAATGTCTCTCTTTTGAATTAGCCTCAAAAGGTTTAAACTTGATCTTAATTGGTAGAAACCCACAAAAACTTCAAACTACATCAAATGAAATTAGGGCTAAATTTGGTAAGGAAAAAACCAAGATTaagattattgttattgattttgAGAAAATTAGTGGGGAagaaattgaatttaaaatttgtaaagAAATTGAAGGTTTGGATGTTGGGGTTTTGATTAATAATGTTGGGTTGTCTTCAGAACGTTCTAGATTCTTCCATGAAATTGGTTTAAAAGGGATGATTGATTTGGTTAGTGTGAATGTTGGGAGTGTAAATTGGGTTACTAAAGCTGTTCTTCCGGGTATGTTGAAGAGGAAGAAAGGTGCAATTGTTAATATTGGTTCTGGATCTTCTGTTATTCCTTCTTACCCTCTTTTTTCTGTTTATGCTGCTTCTAAAGC ATATGTTGCCATGTTCTCTAGAAGCTTGAGTATAGAATATAAGCAGTTTGGAATCGACATTCAGTGTCAG GTACCAATGTTGGTAGCTACAAAAATGGCATCCATTAAAAAGGCATCCTTCTTTATTCCTTCACCAGAGCAGTTCAGCAAAGCGAGTATAAAATGGATTGTTTACGACACCATCTGTGTTCCGTACTGGACTCATGCTCTGGAATGGTGTATTATGAATATGATACCCGATTCCTTAGTGAATCGGATGCTTCTTCGATACTTTATTAGCGTGCGTAAAAAAGTTCTTCGAAAAGAGAACAACTTAGCCTAG
- the LOC130820795 gene encoding probable LRR receptor-like serine/threonine-protein kinase At1g67720 isoform X1: MGSCYCQVLALLLFSLPCILSQVTDFISIDCGGASNYTDKKTGLAWMSDTGIMSHGEIVDVNSINDGWEPYKKRRDFPTDDRKYCYTLGTQERRRYLVRATFLYGSTEDADTYPSFQLYLDATKWATVTVFDGSRTYVEEMIIRAPSSSMDVCLCCATTGSPFISTLELRPLNLSMYATDYEDDFYLKVAARVNFGAPSKDPIRYPDDPFDRVWESDQVKRPNFLVGVAPGTDKISTKKNIEVNNREYPPVKVMQTAVVGTEGNLSYRLTLEDFPGNARAFAYFAEIENLRKNETRKFKMEHPYVSDYSNAVVNIAENANGTYKLYEPSYMNVTLDFVLSFSFVRTPDSTKGPLLSAIEISKYVQIGSKTDAQDVIALNVIRTMLLTSEENQDEGDPCTPTHWEWVICSSTAPPRITEIHLSQRNLIGVIPPEIQNMDALTELYLNGNSLNGSIPDISNLVNLKIVHIENNKLDGPLPSYLGSLPSLQELYIQNNSFSGKIPLSLVNKKIIFNFDGNPRLSKGTHLGTSLIAGISVAVSVALMIVILVIWLLLRNFRRKSSRQKFGSKGSSLHPSKSPKGHRLVRGTHLMDDGVAACIKMTEIEAATMNFSKNIGKGSFGIVYYGRMKDGKEVAVKVIGDPTSQGTKQFLTEVSLLSRIHHRNLVPLLGYCEEANHRILVYEYMHNGTLRDHIHDSVKQRQLDWLTRLRIAEDAAKGLEYLHTGCSPSIIHRDVKTSNILLDVNMRAKVADFGLSRQAEEDLTHISSVAKGTLGYLDPEYYAYQQLTEKSDVYSFGIVLLELISGRKPITEDYGTDWNIVHWARSLIRKGDVESMMDPFLAGSIKLESLWRVAEVAIQCVEHHGYSRPKMQEIILAIQDAMMIEKGAENNQSISSGSGRAQSSRKTLLTSFLEIESPDLSNGRITPSAR; this comes from the exons ATGGGTTCTTGCTATTGTCAGGTGCTGGCTTTGCTTCTTTTCTCTCTACCATGTATTCTATCCCAAGTTACAG ATTTTATCAGCATAGATTGTGGAGGAGCAAGTAATTACACAGATAAAAAAACAGGGCTAGCATGGATGTCAGACACTGGTATTATGAGTCATGGAGAAATAGTTGATGTTAACAGCATAAATGATGGATGGGAACCCTACAAAAAAAGACGAGACTTCCCAACAGATGACAGGAAATACTGCTATACATTAGGCACACAGGAGAGAAGAAGGTACCTTGTCAGGGCAACCTTTCTATATGGAAGCACAGAAGATGCAGATACATACCCTAGCTTTCAGCTATACTTGGATGCAACAAAGTGGGCAACTGTTACTGTGTTTGATGGCTCAAGGACATATGTTGAAGAGATGATCATCAGGGCGCCTTCTAGCTCCATGGATGTTTGCCTCTGTTGTGCAACTACAGGGTCTCCCTTCATTTCTACCCTGGAGCTTCGCCCACTGAATCTCTCAATGTACGCCACTGATTATGAAGACGACTTCTACTTGAAGGTTGCAGCTAGGGTAAACTTTGGAGCTCCGAGCAAGGACCCAATAAG GTATCCGGATGACCCATTTGATCGAGTATGGGAATCAGACCAAGTAAAAAGGCCAAACTTTCTAGTAGGGGTAGCTCCAGGAACAGATAAGATTAGTACAAAAAAGAACATTGAAGTGAATAATAGAGAGTATCCACCAGTTAAAGTGATGCAAACTGCTGTAGTTGGTACAGAGGGGAATCTAAGCTACCGGCTGACGCTAGAGGATTTTCCAGGGAATGCTAGAGCTTTTGCATATTTTGCTGAGATAGAGAATCTGAGAAAAAATGAAACTCGAAAGTTCAAAATGGAGCATCCTTACGTATCAGATTACAGCAATGCAGTCGTGAATATAGCAGAAAATGCTAATGGCACCTACAAACTTTATGAACCTAGCTACATGAACGTGACTCTGGATTTTGTCCTGTCATTTTCGTTTGTGAGGACACCAGACTCAACAAAGGGTCCGCTCTTAAGTGCAATTGAGATCAGCAAATATGTTCAAATTGGTTCAAAAACTGATGCTCAAGATG TGATTGCACTCAACGTCATCCGAACCATGTTGCTTACTAGCGAGGAAAATCAAGATGAAGGGGATCCTTGCACTCCAACACACTGGGAATGGGTTATCTGCAGCTCAACTGCACCACCACGGATTACTGAAAT ACATTTGTCACAGAGAAATCTAATAGGGGTCATACCACCTGAAATTCAAAATATGGACGCATTGACAGAATT GTATTTGAATGGTAATTCCCTCAATGGATCCATCCCAGATATCAGTAACCTCGTCAATTTGAAAATTGT GCATATAGAGAACAACAAACTCGATGGACCTTTACCCTCTTACCTTGGTAGTTTACCAAGCTTACAGGAGTT GTACATTCAGAACAACTCCTTCAGCGGCAAAATACCTTTGTCAttagtaaacaaaaaaataatattcaa CTTTGACGGAAATCCTAGACTAAGTAAAGGAACACACCTAGGTACAAGTTTGATTGCAGGGATATCTGTGGCAGTATCTGTAGCACTTATGATAGTGATTCTTGTAATTTGGTTACTACTGCGCAATTTCAGAAGAAAATCATCTCGGCAGAAATTTGGCTCTAAAG GCAGCTCTTTGCATCCAAGTAAGTCACCGAAAGGACACCGCCTTGTACGAGGTACACATCTAATGGATGATGGTGTAGCTGCCTGCATTAAGATGACTGAAATAGAAGCTGCCACAATGAATTTCTCAAAGAACATTGGAAAAGGAAGCTTCGGTATTGTTTACTatggaagaatgaaagatgGCAAAGAGGTTGCAGTCAAAGTCATAGGTGACCCGACAAGCCAAGGAACCAAGCAATTTCTAACTGAG GTATCCCTGTTATCAAGAATTCATCACAGAAacttggttcctcttcttggaTATTGTGAAGAAGCAAATCACAGAATTCTGGTCTATGAATATATGCATAATGGGACACTACGAGATCACATACATG ATTCTGTCAAACAGAGGCAGCTAGATTGGCTTACTCGTTTGCGTATTGCAGAAGATGCAGCTAAAG GCCTTGAATACTTGCACACTGGATGCAGTCCAAGTATCATTCACCGAGATGTAAAAACCAGTAACATCCTCCTAGATGTAAATATGAGAGCAAAAGTAGCAGACTTTGGACTTTCAAGACAAGCTGAAGAAGATCTCACTCATATATCAAGTGTAGCTAAAGGAACACTAGGCTATCTAGACCCAGA GTACTACGCATATCAACAGCTCACAGAAAAGAGTGATGTTTATAGTTTTGGTATTGTTCTCTTGGAACTGATATCTGGAAGAAAGCCCATCACAGAGGATTACGGGACTGACTGGAATATAGTGCACTGG GCAAGGTCGTTGATCCGTAAGGGGGATGTTGAAAGCATGATGGATCCTTTCCTTGCAGGAAGCATAAAACTCGAGTCTCTATGGCGAGTCGCTGAAGTGGCCATACAATGTGTTGAGCATCATGGATACTCACGGCCAAAAATGCAAGAAATTATCTTGGCCATACAAGATGCAATGATGATAGAGAAGGGAGCTGAAAACAACCAAAGCATATCATCAGGCAGCGGAAGAGCACAATCTTCAAGGAAAACCTTGCTGACAAGCTTCCTAGAGATAGAAAGTCCAGACTTATCAAATGGCCGCATAACTCCATCTGCAAGATAA
- the LOC130820795 gene encoding probable LRR receptor-like serine/threonine-protein kinase At1g67720 isoform X2: MSDTGIMSHGEIVDVNSINDGWEPYKKRRDFPTDDRKYCYTLGTQERRRYLVRATFLYGSTEDADTYPSFQLYLDATKWATVTVFDGSRTYVEEMIIRAPSSSMDVCLCCATTGSPFISTLELRPLNLSMYATDYEDDFYLKVAARVNFGAPSKDPIRYPDDPFDRVWESDQVKRPNFLVGVAPGTDKISTKKNIEVNNREYPPVKVMQTAVVGTEGNLSYRLTLEDFPGNARAFAYFAEIENLRKNETRKFKMEHPYVSDYSNAVVNIAENANGTYKLYEPSYMNVTLDFVLSFSFVRTPDSTKGPLLSAIEISKYVQIGSKTDAQDVIALNVIRTMLLTSEENQDEGDPCTPTHWEWVICSSTAPPRITEIHLSQRNLIGVIPPEIQNMDALTELYLNGNSLNGSIPDISNLVNLKIVHIENNKLDGPLPSYLGSLPSLQELYIQNNSFSGKIPLSLVNKKIIFNFDGNPRLSKGTHLGTSLIAGISVAVSVALMIVILVIWLLLRNFRRKSSRQKFGSKGSSLHPSKSPKGHRLVRGTHLMDDGVAACIKMTEIEAATMNFSKNIGKGSFGIVYYGRMKDGKEVAVKVIGDPTSQGTKQFLTEVSLLSRIHHRNLVPLLGYCEEANHRILVYEYMHNGTLRDHIHDSVKQRQLDWLTRLRIAEDAAKGLEYLHTGCSPSIIHRDVKTSNILLDVNMRAKVADFGLSRQAEEDLTHISSVAKGTLGYLDPEYYAYQQLTEKSDVYSFGIVLLELISGRKPITEDYGTDWNIVHWARSLIRKGDVESMMDPFLAGSIKLESLWRVAEVAIQCVEHHGYSRPKMQEIILAIQDAMMIEKGAENNQSISSGSGRAQSSRKTLLTSFLEIESPDLSNGRITPSAR; the protein is encoded by the exons ATGTCAGACACTGGTATTATGAGTCATGGAGAAATAGTTGATGTTAACAGCATAAATGATGGATGGGAACCCTACAAAAAAAGACGAGACTTCCCAACAGATGACAGGAAATACTGCTATACATTAGGCACACAGGAGAGAAGAAGGTACCTTGTCAGGGCAACCTTTCTATATGGAAGCACAGAAGATGCAGATACATACCCTAGCTTTCAGCTATACTTGGATGCAACAAAGTGGGCAACTGTTACTGTGTTTGATGGCTCAAGGACATATGTTGAAGAGATGATCATCAGGGCGCCTTCTAGCTCCATGGATGTTTGCCTCTGTTGTGCAACTACAGGGTCTCCCTTCATTTCTACCCTGGAGCTTCGCCCACTGAATCTCTCAATGTACGCCACTGATTATGAAGACGACTTCTACTTGAAGGTTGCAGCTAGGGTAAACTTTGGAGCTCCGAGCAAGGACCCAATAAG GTATCCGGATGACCCATTTGATCGAGTATGGGAATCAGACCAAGTAAAAAGGCCAAACTTTCTAGTAGGGGTAGCTCCAGGAACAGATAAGATTAGTACAAAAAAGAACATTGAAGTGAATAATAGAGAGTATCCACCAGTTAAAGTGATGCAAACTGCTGTAGTTGGTACAGAGGGGAATCTAAGCTACCGGCTGACGCTAGAGGATTTTCCAGGGAATGCTAGAGCTTTTGCATATTTTGCTGAGATAGAGAATCTGAGAAAAAATGAAACTCGAAAGTTCAAAATGGAGCATCCTTACGTATCAGATTACAGCAATGCAGTCGTGAATATAGCAGAAAATGCTAATGGCACCTACAAACTTTATGAACCTAGCTACATGAACGTGACTCTGGATTTTGTCCTGTCATTTTCGTTTGTGAGGACACCAGACTCAACAAAGGGTCCGCTCTTAAGTGCAATTGAGATCAGCAAATATGTTCAAATTGGTTCAAAAACTGATGCTCAAGATG TGATTGCACTCAACGTCATCCGAACCATGTTGCTTACTAGCGAGGAAAATCAAGATGAAGGGGATCCTTGCACTCCAACACACTGGGAATGGGTTATCTGCAGCTCAACTGCACCACCACGGATTACTGAAAT ACATTTGTCACAGAGAAATCTAATAGGGGTCATACCACCTGAAATTCAAAATATGGACGCATTGACAGAATT GTATTTGAATGGTAATTCCCTCAATGGATCCATCCCAGATATCAGTAACCTCGTCAATTTGAAAATTGT GCATATAGAGAACAACAAACTCGATGGACCTTTACCCTCTTACCTTGGTAGTTTACCAAGCTTACAGGAGTT GTACATTCAGAACAACTCCTTCAGCGGCAAAATACCTTTGTCAttagtaaacaaaaaaataatattcaa CTTTGACGGAAATCCTAGACTAAGTAAAGGAACACACCTAGGTACAAGTTTGATTGCAGGGATATCTGTGGCAGTATCTGTAGCACTTATGATAGTGATTCTTGTAATTTGGTTACTACTGCGCAATTTCAGAAGAAAATCATCTCGGCAGAAATTTGGCTCTAAAG GCAGCTCTTTGCATCCAAGTAAGTCACCGAAAGGACACCGCCTTGTACGAGGTACACATCTAATGGATGATGGTGTAGCTGCCTGCATTAAGATGACTGAAATAGAAGCTGCCACAATGAATTTCTCAAAGAACATTGGAAAAGGAAGCTTCGGTATTGTTTACTatggaagaatgaaagatgGCAAAGAGGTTGCAGTCAAAGTCATAGGTGACCCGACAAGCCAAGGAACCAAGCAATTTCTAACTGAG GTATCCCTGTTATCAAGAATTCATCACAGAAacttggttcctcttcttggaTATTGTGAAGAAGCAAATCACAGAATTCTGGTCTATGAATATATGCATAATGGGACACTACGAGATCACATACATG ATTCTGTCAAACAGAGGCAGCTAGATTGGCTTACTCGTTTGCGTATTGCAGAAGATGCAGCTAAAG GCCTTGAATACTTGCACACTGGATGCAGTCCAAGTATCATTCACCGAGATGTAAAAACCAGTAACATCCTCCTAGATGTAAATATGAGAGCAAAAGTAGCAGACTTTGGACTTTCAAGACAAGCTGAAGAAGATCTCACTCATATATCAAGTGTAGCTAAAGGAACACTAGGCTATCTAGACCCAGA GTACTACGCATATCAACAGCTCACAGAAAAGAGTGATGTTTATAGTTTTGGTATTGTTCTCTTGGAACTGATATCTGGAAGAAAGCCCATCACAGAGGATTACGGGACTGACTGGAATATAGTGCACTGG GCAAGGTCGTTGATCCGTAAGGGGGATGTTGAAAGCATGATGGATCCTTTCCTTGCAGGAAGCATAAAACTCGAGTCTCTATGGCGAGTCGCTGAAGTGGCCATACAATGTGTTGAGCATCATGGATACTCACGGCCAAAAATGCAAGAAATTATCTTGGCCATACAAGATGCAATGATGATAGAGAAGGGAGCTGAAAACAACCAAAGCATATCATCAGGCAGCGGAAGAGCACAATCTTCAAGGAAAACCTTGCTGACAAGCTTCCTAGAGATAGAAAGTCCAGACTTATCAAATGGCCGCATAACTCCATCTGCAAGATAA